A DNA window from Helianthus annuus cultivar XRQ/B chromosome 15, HanXRQr2.0-SUNRISE, whole genome shotgun sequence contains the following coding sequences:
- the LOC110912441 gene encoding L-ascorbate oxidase homolog, whose protein sequence is MKMLLFYIGLLGWMCVCCVQGEDPYRNFNWVVTYGQISPLGLPQRGILINGLFPGPTIECETNDNVIVNVVNKLDEPFLITWNGVKQRKTSWQDGVLGTNCPIPPNSQWTYRMQVKDQIGTFSYFASIGMHRAVGGFGAFNIQARPVIFVPYLKPAAEFTLLVSDWWKSDHKTLRQRLDSGKALRKPDGLLINGSPRATSFTGQAGQRYLFRVSNMALTTSINFRIQGHTMTLVEVEGAHTLHESYESLDLHVGQSVSFLVTLHSPAKDYFIVASTRFTKPVLTATGILHYAGSTAKASLPLPVAPTYQVHWSMKQARTIRWNLTANAARPNPQGSFHYGTIPITRTVIFANSKTKIGGKLRYAVNKVSHINPATPLKLADYFNIPGVFKLNSIQPTPRAGPTVLAPSVIGFTLHDFVEIVFQNNENSIQSWHLDGNDFWSVGFGGGQWNSTLRKRFYNLNDATTRYTVQVYPKSWSAILVALDNKGMWNLRSANWPRQYLGQQLYARVWNDEKSLFTEYDIPQNALRCGKAK, encoded by the exons ATGAAAATGCTACTGTTTTATATTGGATTATTGGGTTggatgtgtgtgtgttgtgtgcaGGGTGAAGATCCATATAGGAATTTTAATTGGGTGGTTACATATGGACAGATTTCACCTCTTGGTCTTCCACAGAGG GGTATACTTATCAATGGGTTGTTTCCGGGCCCGACAATCGAGTGTGAAACCAATGACAATGTGATTGTTAATGTTGTTAATAAGCTGGATGAGCCTTTCCTCATCACATG GAATGGAGTGAAACAAAGAAAGACTTCATGGCAAGATGGAGTACTTGGAACAAACTGCCCAATCCCACCAAATTCACAGTGGACATATCGTATGCAAGTGAAAGATCAGATTGGAACCTTCTCATACTTTGCTTCAATCGGTATGCATAGAGCTGTTGGCGGTTTTGGAGCGTTTAACATCCAAGCAAGGCCGGTGATCTTCGTCCCGTATCTTAAACCAGCTGCTGAATTCACTCTGCTTGTCAGTGATTGGTGGAAATCCGATCACAAG acgTTAAGACAGCGATTGGACTCAGGGAAAGCTCTACGTAAGCCCGATGGTCTTCTTATTAACGGGAGTCCTCGTGCTACGTCTTTCACGGGTCAAGCAG GTCAAAGGTACTTGTTTAGGGTGTCGAATATGGCTTTAACGACTTCAATCAATTTTAGGATTCAAGGTCATACAATGACATTGGTTGAAGTTGAAGGAGCTCATACTTTGCATGAATCCTATGAATCACTCGACCTTCATGTCGGTCAATCTGTTTCGTTCTTGGTCACCCTGCACTCTCCGGCAAAAGATTATTTCATCGTCGCTTCAACTAGATTTACCAAACCCGTTCTTACCGCTACTGGAATTCTTCATTACGCTGGATCCACAGCCAAAGCTTCACTGCCATTGCCCGTTGCACCTACCTATCAGGTTCATTGGTCAATGAAGCAGGCCAGAACAATCAG ATGGAACTTGACGGCAAATGCAGCCCGGCCCAACCCGCAAGGTTCATTTCACTACGGAACAATCCCAATAACGAGGACAGTTATATTTGCCAACTCAAAAACTAAGATTGGTGGCAAGCTTCGGTATGCTGTGAACAAGGTGTCTCACATCAACCCCGCTACCCCATTGAAGCTCgctgactatttcaacattcccgGAGTATTCAAACTAAACTCAATCCAACCTACTCCCCGTGCGGGCCCTACAGTTCTCGCCCCCTCAGTCATCGGCTTTACTCTTCATGATTTTGTTGAAATTGTCTTCCAGAATAACGAGAACTCTATTCAATCATGGCATCTTGATGGTAATGATTTTTGGAGTGTAGG TTTTGGAGGTGGACAGTGGAATTCGACACTGAGGAAAAGATTCTACAATCTGAACGATGCTACCACGCGATACACAGTCCAG GTTTACCCAAAATCTTGGAGCGCGATATTGGTGGCGTTGGACAACAAGGGGATGTGGAATCTGAGATCTGCAAACTGGCCAAGACAGTATCTGGGACAGCAGTTGTACGCCCGGGTTTGGAACGATGAAAAGAGTCTGTTTACCGAATATGACATACCGCAAAATGCATTGCGTTGCGGCAAGGCAAAATAG